TGACTTGCTTTAGAAGTCCATGCCGCCCATGTCGGGGCCGCCGGCGGGTGCGGGGGCGGCCTTCTCGGGCTTGTCGCTGACGATGGCTTCGGTGGTGAGGATCAGCGCGCCGATGCTGGCGGCGTTCTGCAGCGCGGTGCGGGTGACCTTGGCGGGGTCGACGATGCCGGCGGCGATCATGTCGTCGACGTACTCGCCGGTGGCGGCGTTGAAGCCGAAGCGGGGCTTGTCGCTGTTGATGACGGCGTTCACGATGACGCTGCCTTCTTCACCGGCGTTCGCGGCAATCTGACGGGCGGGCTCTTCGAGCGCGCGGATCAGGATGCGGGCGCCGGTGGCCTCGTCACCGCTGAGGGCTTCGGCGGCCTTGCGGACGGCGGGGATGATGCGCAGCAGGGTGGTGCCGCCGCCGGAGACGATGCCTTCTTCGACTGCGCTGCGGGCGGTGCTCAGGGCGTCCTCGTAGCGGTGCTTCTTCTCTTTGAGTTCCGTTTCGGTGGCGGCACCGACGCGGATGACGGCGACGCCGCCGGCGAGTTTGGCGAGGCGTTCCTGGAGTTTTTCCTTGGCGTAGTCGCTGTCGGTGCTGTCCAGTTCGCCTTTGATGGCGTTGACGCGGGCGTCGATCTGGGCCTGCTCGCCTTTACCGTCGACGATGGTGGTTTCGTCTTTGGTGATGCGGACGCGGGCGGCGCGGCCGAGCATGTCCATGCTGGTGTTCTCGAGCTTGTGGCCGAGGTCTTCGCTGACGACTTCCCCGCCGGTGACGGCGGCGATGTCGCGCAGCATTTCCTTGCGGCGGTCGCCGAAGCCGGGGGCCTTGACGGCGGCGATGTTCAGGGTGCCGCGCAGCTTGTTGACGACCAGGGTGGCCAGCGCTTCGCCTTCGACGTCCTCGGCGATGATCAGCAGGGGACGGCCGGTCTGCGCGACTTTCTCCAGGACGGGCAGCAGGTCTTTCAGGGCGCTGACTTTCTTCTCGTAGATCAGGATGTAGGCGTCTTCGAGGACGGCTTCCATCGTGTCGGGGCTGGTGATGAAGTAGGGGCTGATGTAGCCCTTGTCGAACTGCATGCCTTCCACGACGTCCACTTCGGTGTCGAAGCCCTTGCTCTCTTCGATGGTAATGACGCCTTCCTTGCCGACCTTGTCCATCGCGTTGGCGATTTCCTCGCCGACCTGCTCGTCGTTGGCGCTGATGCCGGCGACTTTCTTGATGGCTTCGCTGTCTTCGACGGGCACGGCGAGGGTCTTGATTTCCTCGATGGCGGCCAGGACGGCCTTGTCGATGCCGCGTTTCAGGGCCAGCGGGTTGGCGCCGGCGGCGACGTTGCGCAGGCCTTCTTTCACGATGGCCTGGCCGAGGACCGTGGCGGTGGTGGTGCCGTCACCGGTGATGTCGTTGGTCTTGCTGGCGACTTCTTTCAGCAGCTGCGCGCCGATGTTCTCGAGCTTGTCTTCCAGCTCGATTTCCTTGGCGACGGTCACGCCGTCCTTGGTGATGGTGGGGCTGCCGAATTTCTTCTCGATGACGACGTTGCGGCCGCGCGGCCCGAGGGTCACTTTGACGGCGTTGGCGACGGCGTTCACGCCACGTTCGAGGCTACGGCGGGCGGCTTCATCAAACACGAGTTGCTTGGCCATGGTGGGGCTCCTTTGGGGGCGGTGAGCGCAGAGCGGTGGGCTGCTGGGGTCACGCCTGTTGAGTGGATTGAGGTTGCGGGGTGGCTCCCTGTTGTGGGGAGCGGTCAGCGCCGCTGACTGAGGGGTGAGGCCTCAGTCGGCGGGCGCTTTACTCGACGATGGCGAGGATGTCGCGTTCGGCGAGGATGGAGTAGTTCTTGCCTTCGAGGCTGACTTCCGTGCCGCCGTACTTGGCGAAGTAGACGGTGTCGCCTTCTTTCACGTCCAGCGCGATGCGGGTGCCGTTGTCGAGCACCTTGCCGCTGCCCACGGCGATGACTTTGCCGCGCTGGCTTTTCTCTTTGGCGGTGTCGGGGACGTACAGGCCGCCGGCGGTCTTCTGCTCGGCTTCCTCGATGATTTCAACCAGAACGCGGTCACCTAAGGGTTTCAGCATGTTGTGTCCTCCTGTGAAGTGGGATGTGGAGCTTCGGCCTGCCGGACACTCCGGCTGTTTTTGCCGTTCCGCACGCAATCCTAGGCCTGACATAACAAAAATGTCAAGTTGGGGAATCTGACAATTTGAGTCTGGTGCGCTCAAGGTGCGCCAGCACGCGCAAAGCGCATATGCGCTTGCAGTCTCATAGCCGCAACGTATATATGTATGTGGAACATACGCCACTGACCCAGCGCTCCGGCATCCCCCACCCCCCGTCCCAGGAGGACCACCCGCATGGCCGCACGCCCCGCCATCCTCGCCCGCACCGCCTTCGAGGACGCCTTCGCCGCCCTCGGCGCCGCCCCCCTCACCCTCGCTGTCCTGGACCTTGACCACTTCAAGACCCTGAACGACACGCTGGGCCACAGCGAAGGCGACCGCGTCCTACGAGGCGTGGAACGCCTGCTCTCCGGCAGTCTCCCGTCGGGCAGCGTCATCGGCCGCATCGGCGGCGACGAGTACGCCTGCCTGCTCCCCGAAACCGCCGCCGAGACCGCCCTGATCCTCTTCGACGAGGTCATCAAGCACTTTCATATCCACCGCGACCCCCACTGGC
The DNA window shown above is from Deinococcus sp. LM3 and carries:
- the groL gene encoding chaperonin GroEL (60 kDa chaperone family; promotes refolding of misfolded polypeptides especially under stressful conditions; forms two stacked rings of heptamers to form a barrel-shaped 14mer; ends can be capped by GroES; misfolded proteins enter the barrel where they are refolded when GroES binds); translated protein: MAKQLVFDEAARRSLERGVNAVANAVKVTLGPRGRNVVIEKKFGSPTITKDGVTVAKEIELEDKLENIGAQLLKEVASKTNDITGDGTTTATVLGQAIVKEGLRNVAAGANPLALKRGIDKAVLAAIEEIKTLAVPVEDSEAIKKVAGISANDEQVGEEIANAMDKVGKEGVITIEESKGFDTEVDVVEGMQFDKGYISPYFITSPDTMEAVLEDAYILIYEKKVSALKDLLPVLEKVAQTGRPLLIIAEDVEGEALATLVVNKLRGTLNIAAVKAPGFGDRRKEMLRDIAAVTGGEVVSEDLGHKLENTSMDMLGRAARVRITKDETTIVDGKGEQAQIDARVNAIKGELDSTDSDYAKEKLQERLAKLAGGVAVIRVGAATETELKEKKHRYEDALSTARSAVEEGIVSGGGTTLLRIIPAVRKAAEALSGDEATGARILIRALEEPARQIAANAGEEGSVIVNAVINSDKPRFGFNAATGEYVDDMIAAGIVDPAKVTRTALQNAASIGALILTTEAIVSDKPEKAAPAPAGGPDMGGMDF
- the groES gene encoding co-chaperone GroES; amino-acid sequence: MLKPLGDRVLVEIIEEAEQKTAGGLYVPDTAKEKSQRGKVIAVGSGKVLDNGTRIALDVKEGDTVYFAKYGGTEVSLEGKNYSILAERDILAIVE
- a CDS encoding GGDEF domain-containing protein, encoding MAARPAILARTAFEDAFAALGAAPLTLAVLDLDHFKTLNDTLGHSEGDRVLRGVERLLSGSLPSGSVIGRIGGDEYACLLPETAAETALILFDEVIKHFHIHRDPHWPKSLGLSVGLASRPAHATHYADLYRAAEEALLRAKREGRARVCIYVESKMVLKSNYYSKSQLDRLAKLSGALGRTEASLLREAVDDLIEKNRGEL